The DNA window ATACTGAATGCGGAAGCGGTAGAGAATCCTTATTTTTCCGCTCATTCCCCTGGACAGGTACCTGATTTCGTGAGCAGCCTTGGTGCTGACGTAATGATCGCTGGAGGAATGGGAGGCCGAGCAATCAGTATTTTCAGTAACTATGGCATTAAATGCTCAACAGGCGGTACAGGCTCTGTAAAGAAAGCTGTAACACATTTTCTCTCTGGTTATCTATCTGATGCTTCACCATGCAGGGAAAGCAGAGAGCACGGTCATGGAACGTCTGAATATGAGAAAGGTCCTGTTGACCGGCTCAAAGAGGAAGCGGAATATCTGCTTAATAAACTTGATGATATAATCAGCCCGCATTCAGAAAAGAATAATTAGAAAGAAGGTTGAAAATGGGTCGAGGTATTGGTGGAGGACAGCGAAGAGATGGCGGTGGCGGCAGAGGTCGCGGCGGAGGACCATACTCAGCTGGACCTGGAGGAACCTGCAGTTGTCCGGCTTGTGGTCATAAGATTCAACATCAGCCCGGACAACCATGTAATAAACTAACCTGTCCAAAATGCGGCACAGGAATGACTAGAGAGTAATAAAGAGGAATGGTAATAGCAGTAGCAAGCGGCAAAGGCGGAACAGGTAAAACCATGGTGGCGGTCAGTCTTGCTCTCGCCGTTTCGGAAGAGAAGACCGGTTTGCGTCCTCTTCTTCTCGATTGCGATGTGGAAGAACCCAATGCCGGTCTCTTTCTTGATCCCGACTACAGTCTACAAAGAGAGACCGGTGTACTGGTTCCGGAAGTTGATGATGACAGATGCACATACTGTGGCCTATGCGCTGAAGTCTGCGTCTGGAACGCTATCGCCGTTGCCGGCAGTAAAACTCTTGTATTCCGGGATATGTGTCATGGCTGTGCCAGCTGTATGCTTGTCTGTCCGGAAAACGCAATCAGTGAAATACTGCATGTTACCGGTAAAATAGAGGGAGGAACGGCCCTCTCATTAGATTTCGCAAGGGGAGTCATGAATATCGGTCAGGCGATGCCTGTTCCGACAATTTCCTCTCTATTAAAGGAATACCTCTCTCAAGAGCGGGAAGGTCTTGTGATAATAGATGCCCCGCCGGGAACATCCTGTCCTGTTGTGGAAGCCGTAGGCAGAAGTGATTACGTTATACTCGTAACAGAGCCGACTCCCTTTGGACTGCATGATCTGAAAGCTGCGGTCGATGTCGTTGTGAATCAGCTCGGTATCAGGGCAGGAGTAATAATCAACAGGGATGGAATCGGCGACATGAAGGTGGAGGAATACTGCAATTCAGAAAATCTCCCAATCCTTGCCAGAATCCCAATGGATCGGAAAATAGCAGAAGTGCTTTCAGAGGGGACTCCCCTGATTCATGGTTATCCGGAGTATGGGAAAGTATTCCTGGATATCCTTGGCAGAATTCGAAAAGAGATATCTCCATGAGGCAAATCGTCGTACTCAGTGGAAAGGGAGGAACCGGTAAGACTTCTCTGACCGCAGCCCTTGCACATCTCGCTTTCGAAGAGAATGAACTTGTTCTCGCCGACGCAGATGTGGATGCTGCCAATCTGGAAATTCTTCTGAAACCTGAATTGATGGAAGAACATTCTTTCGAGGGTGGTTATAAGGCTGAAATTGATAATGACAACTGTAACGGTTGTGGAAGATGCTTTGATGTGTGCAGATATGACGCGGTAATTCCACCTTCTCCCTCTCAGGAGACAAGTGAATACAGAATAGACAGAATAAGCTGTGAGGGATGTAACTCCTGTCTTTATCAGTGCCCTGTGAGCGCGGTCAGCAGCCACAGAGCAATAGCGGGAAAGTGGTTCCTGTCCAGATCTCTATATGGCCCTCTTTTTCACGCAGAAATGAAAGCAGGAGAAGAGAACTCCGGAAAGCTTGTAACCATTGTAAAAAATGCAGCCTTCGGAGCCTGTGAAAAAGCGGGATGTACACTTCTTATAGTTGATGGTCCACCTGGAATCGGCTGTCCGGTGATAGCGGCCTCCGCAGGCGCTGATCTTGCCTTTATTTCAACAGAACCAGGGGTTTCCGCCATTCATGATCTTTCAAGAATACTCGGAACGGTAAGACATTTCGGAATAACCCCGGCAGTATGTATCAACAGGAGCGACATAAATTCGGCTAAAACCACTGAAATAGAGGCGTTCTGCAGGGCGGAGAACATCATACTTCTGGGCAGAATTCCGTACGATGATTCGGTAACAATTGCCATGTCGAAAGGGATGCCTGTAACTGCATATGATCCTGAAACTCCCGCTTCAGTAGCTATCAGGGAAATCTGGAAAATTCTTTCGGCTCTGCTGCAATCCTCTGCCTTTCCGGAATTGCCGTAGTTTCAGGGATTGCCCTGAGATTTATTGCTATTATGTTTCAAATAGTAAATGCTTTACGTAGCAATCTGTTATTATGAATCAGCTTGAGATGGTGAGATAATGTCTGATATTCCGGAATCAATAAATCACGAATTTGATACCGCTGAGAGGGAATATCAAAAGAATAAAGCGTTAAGAGAAACTCAACAGAAGAATTTCAAGGATAATTCAAAAAAGTGGAAATTGATTCTGATGTGTGTTGGTGTTGTCCTGCTCATTCTGGTTATTATCAATTCACTCAACGAAATACATGAGCTTAACAACCCAGTAAGACCGCTTGGTTTGCAACTGGAAGATGCAAAACTCACCATGTTCATGATATCTCTCAAGCTGGAAGAATACCGGATCACAAATGCCTGCTATCCTGATTCTCTTGATCCTGGAATGGATATATACGATGTTGACTATATTCTTCATCCTGATGGATCTTATATGTTATCCTGCCAGGCGGGCGATTCAACCGTGACTTTCAAATCAACGGAGAATCCTGGTGATCTTGTCAGTGAGGATTTCCTGAGCGAAGTTGTAAGGGTAGGGGCAGGTGAATGAACAAAGGGGCTTTACTCTAGTTGAGTTGATGATAGTCATTATCATTGTCGGAATACTTG is part of the Candidatus Aegiribacteria sp. genome and encodes:
- a CDS encoding NifB/NifX family molybdenum-iron cluster-binding protein yields the protein MRIVVSSDNDKALDSSVSHHFGRCPYFTVINIEDDEILNAEAVENPYFSAHSPGQVPDFVSSLGADVMIAGGMGGRAISIFSNYGIKCSTGGTGSVKKAVTHFLSGYLSDASPCRESREHGHGTSEYEKGPVDRLKEEAEYLLNKLDDIISPHSEKNN
- a CDS encoding ATP-binding protein is translated as MVIAVASGKGGTGKTMVAVSLALAVSEEKTGLRPLLLDCDVEEPNAGLFLDPDYSLQRETGVLVPEVDDDRCTYCGLCAEVCVWNAIAVAGSKTLVFRDMCHGCASCMLVCPENAISEILHVTGKIEGGTALSLDFARGVMNIGQAMPVPTISSLLKEYLSQEREGLVIIDAPPGTSCPVVEAVGRSDYVILVTEPTPFGLHDLKAAVDVVVNQLGIRAGVIINRDGIGDMKVEEYCNSENLPILARIPMDRKIAEVLSEGTPLIHGYPEYGKVFLDILGRIRKEISP
- a CDS encoding ATP-binding protein is translated as MRQIVVLSGKGGTGKTSLTAALAHLAFEENELVLADADVDAANLEILLKPELMEEHSFEGGYKAEIDNDNCNGCGRCFDVCRYDAVIPPSPSQETSEYRIDRISCEGCNSCLYQCPVSAVSSHRAIAGKWFLSRSLYGPLFHAEMKAGEENSGKLVTIVKNAAFGACEKAGCTLLIVDGPPGIGCPVIAASAGADLAFISTEPGVSAIHDLSRILGTVRHFGITPAVCINRSDINSAKTTEIEAFCRAENIILLGRIPYDDSVTIAMSKGMPVTAYDPETPASVAIREIWKILSALLQSSAFPELP